One Salvia miltiorrhiza cultivar Shanhuang (shh) chromosome 6, IMPLAD_Smil_shh, whole genome shotgun sequence genomic window, AATCTCTACACTGGATTTAACATGGATATTTTTATGTAAACTGCAATGTAGAAAGGCATGTATATAGCACTGGAATCTAAATTTTGCTGTATAACATATCATGTCTCTTTTGATTGCATAAGTCAGCAAGAGTTTTATTTCTAATTCCTCTAAACAACCCAACTCCTAGTTTGTGGTatcatttggagcttgaaatTGAGTGATAAAGTATGGTGAAGGAATTATCTGTTGCTGGTTGAATGCTGGCAGATGGGTTGAACATGATACTGAGAAAGAGGAAATGATAGGTGGGGGAGgataggaaaaagaaagaaaattggAAAAATAAATGCTACGCAAAAGAATgagaaaaattgataaaatttttgAGTTctcttttcttaaattttactgtctcatatttttgcatttatagactctatatttattttaagcttGATTGATTTTGCTTCAAACCGTACTTTGCGAATGGTACTTTATTTCATTCACCCCCCACAACTGATATGTAATGCCAACTGTAGAAATGTCTTCACCAGACCACAATCATTTTTCTACGGGATCCAACTTAAGGTCTAGGTGGTGGATAAAAGTAGGGGAAAAATAAGTTAGGGGCGGTGATGAAAATAAGCAAATGGTCAAATAATAGGGTAGATGGTGAGGGTGGGATGAGGCTAAATCTTATAGGGGTTGCCGGCAGCATTGGTGGAAACAGAGAAAGAAGAGGAAGAGCATAAGTTAACAATTCTCTATGCACCTCAGTGAAGGAAAAACAAGCATGTCCGCTTCATGCAATGCCATGGTAAAATTTGGCTAAAAGGAGAAGTAAGAAAAGGTTATTGTACGTGCTGAACAAAAGCTTGGGAAACAGCAGAATGACGGATGAAATATCTATGGCAGAATTCAGTTATTCAAAGTtggttatatctatatatatatcttaacaCGTGTGATTGtttctatatatatctatttatgcTTGTTTATATTATACATATGCTCAAGTCCTTTCACCATTGATGATCAGTATGTTGTGTGAGTGTAGGCTAAACCAGTCGAAAATATAACTGGTGTTAAGAGGCCTAGCTCTGGATCGGGTGCCAGTGAAACCCAACCAGATGGAaacttgaagaagaagaagaaaaaagtgaAAGATGAGTGGAGTTGTGCCCTCTGCCAAGTTATTGCCACCAGCGAGCGTGATCTGAATGAGCACCTGAAGGGAAAGAAGCATATGATGAATTCTAGGATAGGAAGTTGGACAAAAAAAGTTGATAAGCATATCCAGGGTTCAGGAACTTCTTCCAATCCAGTCACAGAAGTGAAACTTACATCCGAACCTTTGCCAGTCGGTAAGTGGGGGGATGTCAGTGCAGCAACAGATGGTCCCCGACCTTTGCACGGAAACCCTTTCCCGAGCTCAGACAACTTAAAGAAGGATGAATCAGTAGTCACTCCACAAGTGCAAAAGAAGGATGAACCTAAGAAGGAAGCACATAGATTTTGGTGTGAGATATGCCAGGTTGGTGTGGCAACTCAGAAGGTCATGAATATGCACCAACGGGGGAAAAAACATAAACGTCAGCTTCAAAATCAGGCAGAGAAAACAGTGGCAGAAGATGCTGGGGGGGCTGTGAAGAAGTCTGAGGCGAAAACCGTGGAAGAAGACTCAGCGGCTGCGAGGAAAACTGTGGCAGAAAACCAGTTGACAATGGTAGATGTAACAGATGAGAAGCAGCTGCTTTCTTGAGTAAAAAATTCTGCCAGTCCATTTAAGTCAATATTCTGTTTGTCTAATATTTCTTTTTCGAAGTTTCTAATTAGAAACATGTACGAATTGTTATGGCAAATTCATCCTGTTTTTCTTGTACATGAATACTCTTGACAATATAAGCTGTCTTCTTATTTTCTCCAATTTGTGGGTTAAGAAACCAGGAAAAGAAAAAGTGTGCTCAAAATTTTGGTGCATATGAATACCTATTGGGATCTTACAGTTTATAAAGTGAACTTAAAATTACATCTATTATCTACCATAAATAGAAAAGATCAGCATAGAAATGAGAGGGGGAAAAGAGCTCAGTCTATTTCATCAAAAACCTATGCAACAAGGTAGAATCTTTACTAGTTGCAGTTAGTTGCTTCTATCATACCATTCCGTATAGTACTAACACATAAAACTAGCTACAATGAGGAGATGCATAACTCTACAGTCTTCAAGGCAAATCAAGGTGACCATGAGCCAGGGACGCAGACGGCTACTTCTCCTGTAGTCGCACCTACATACATGTTGATCCGTCCGTGTGTTGCTTGCCCCTTCAAACTCTCAATGCAACGGGGTCCTGCCATGATATTTTTCTCTTTCCAGCACGAGACGAACCTTCCCCAGCATTTCGACAAATGGACAGTTTCAGATCATTTTGCTGTTCTTCATTTATGCCTCTGACTAAACTTTTCCTGGTGTCTTCAAACTTGTTTGCTTCGACACTACCCTGGAAATCCTCCTCCCCTGTCTGGAAATATTGAGAACAATTAGAATACGCTGAGTATACGAAAGTTTTAATAGGTTCGGAACTTGAGGGAAATTAACCACCTACCGAGATTTCATTCAAGTCAAATATTGGAGCTCGGGTTGGCAACGAAGCTTCTCTCTCACTAGGAGTAGTCTCGAGGTTCAAATCAAAAGTAGCAGCAGAATTCCTTAACGTTGCATCATTTGCACCGAATATTCTTTCCTTGGAGTTTCTGTCCAGAGTTGGGACCATGTTTGCTGCCAGAGCTTCTTTCCTGATATGCATTACTCCTTTGTGATTCAAATCAAAACCCGGAGGTGAAAGCACAGGCAAACCGTGTCCCTTCCTGCTGTATGATTTTTTCTTGCGAGGCTGATCACTAACTGGAAAAGCATCGGGCAGAGCAACTCGTTTCTTCTTGGAGATGGGTTCTGGAGCTGAAGGCAATCTAAGCCGGCTCGCTTCTTTTCCATTCAGAAGCTGCTGCTTTGTGATTTTAGCACGCTTTAGTGAGTTTGGCGCTTGTACAAGATTTTGTTCTTGCACAGGTGAATTCGCATCCTTCGTCTTCACAAGGTATATACGCCTTTTCCGTAGAAACCTGATTATTCCATTGTTATTTTCATCAGTGCAACACGAACATGGGGGATACCAAAATAAGATAGCGATGAACTAGGCATGTTTACTCGTCAATATTTGACAATGCGCGGAAACAGATATCCGCGGAGAACCCACATATACAAAGATAAACGTATGTATTTGGCTTCATACCTGATTGAATATCATGTATTTCATTGCTCAAGATCATAGCAATCCAACATAAAAAGTAGCAAAATCACTACAAAACACTACTCCAACAAAGAAGGAAACATATATTGCAGACAAGATGTGGACCAAACCATTGATTTCCAAATTGTGTGCCATCAATATATAAAGCAAAGAAACCATCATTTTGTAAGCAAATAACAATCAATGACGACATACACCATGAGAAAATCTTCAAGGCAGTTAGATTAAAGGCATACAGTATCTAATCAAATTGCATACCGAACTTCAGCAGCGAGCATCAGCTTCCTCTCTTTCGCCGTCTCCAATTTGCTTCTCATAGCATCAGCCTCCTGCAAAATCATGAAGTCATGAAATTAATCTCCTAACAATCATTCAGCAACGGAAATTTCTATCTTAAATCCATCACATCTAgccaaaatcaagaaaaatataaaCGTAGAAACTCTTCAGACATCTCAACATGAAGAACAGAAGCATAAGCTCCTAATTGTATGTGAGAATAACTcatataatctcacaaattGTATTAGACCTAAAGAGCCTTCCTTCAAGATGAGATCTAATAACAAAAGATCAAGATGTAAAGAGAAATAGTAATACAAATTAAGGGATTAACAAACAATCAAAAAACCAATAGACaaacaagaacaaaatgagGCTGTATTTTCAAGCCACTTCATAAGAACCCAAAAACAAGATATCAGGAACACATCACCGAAGagaaaaacatataaaaatccATTCAAAGAGTAAGATCACAAAAACAGTCACAACAAACAGATCAATTCCATCAAAGGGCAAACCTCGGAAACCCACAAATAAAAGACATCCAGGGATCAAAAATCTGGGCAATcatacatataaaaataaaataacagaATAAAACACCAGATCTCCCAAATAggcaaagaaaaacaaaacccAGAAAAAAATTAGGCACCTTTTGCAGCTCCTCATAGTCCTGCATAAGAGCCTGAAACTTGGACCTGGCCTTGGCGCCGTCATCCACACCAACTCCATAGGGCGAGGTCGGATCCAAAACCGCCGCTTTACTCTTCCTAGACATTCGATCACAGAAAAAGCTCCGATCTTGAAGAAGATGGGGCGATTAATATGCGTGAAGGAGAGAGGGGGAAACAAGAAAATGGGTATGCGGTGATAGAGATTGGTAAACAGGCAATAAAGACAGGGGGTTTGTAtctagagaaagaaaaaaatacaaaagataTAGTAGTAGAGATAGATAGGACAGcaaatgagagagaaaatagagggagggggtgggggtggaggggggtggggggtgaATGTTCTTTCTTTGCTTTCCTGTTTTCTCTGTGAAAAAAATTCTGACCGAGGCAAAGGCCGAAAAAGCCCACATAATTCGcgcaaaaataaaaacatagttGTTTGGAAAGACAGTGAAGTTGATGATGAAGATTGGGATTTTTTGGGGTGTTGCAGAAGGGCATTTGTGGTATCTGCTTTTTTGGTGTGAGGTGGGTTTGGTTAATTTGGAGGACAATTGAAGACACCACCTCCTCCTTTCtaaatttttaggttttttcttctACACAAAATTTGGTCCAGCTGGGCCATGGAAAGAGTTGGATGGCGTGGACTCTTGCTTTGTTTTTTGATTGTGGAGTTCTCTatgtttctctctctttctgcgGAATACAGGGGAGAATAGGATATAGTAGAAACGTGatgggaggagagagagagatagtgtGTGTGAGTCCTCATCAGTTTtaaattctagagagagaaagagtgggTGATGCAGCATGAGATTGATGATGCGAGGGTGCTGAAAAAGCAAGCAatgggtagagagagagagggtgatgCTGTTCCCTGATGTGCTTTGCAGTTGTTGGTACTACCTTGTTAAAGGCTTTGGACCTCTGATGGCCGCTTTGATGGtgatgcctctctctctctctctcctttttcccattttttgtttttttaattgcgCAATGGACCCAGTCTCTGAAAAGACGGTTGTGCCCCTCTTGGCATCTTCCCCGCTTCGAATTACTATCCTAAATCTTTTCTTGAACCAGTCAAGATCCGCAACTTGCCAATTTTAGCCTGCCATGTCCATCGCATTtatactatttatttatttatttattttattctcctT contains:
- the LOC130988078 gene encoding uncharacterized protein LOC130988078, with the protein product MSRKSKAAVLDPTSPYGVGVDDGAKARSKFQALMQDYEELQKEADAMRSKLETAKERKLMLAAEVRFLRKRRIYLVKTKDANSPVQEQNLVQAPNSLKRAKITKQQLLNGKEASRLRLPSAPEPISKKKRVALPDAFPVSDQPRKKKSYSRKGHGLPVLSPPGFDLNHKGVMHIRKEALAANMVPTLDRNSKERIFGANDATLRNSAATFDLNLETTPSEREASLPTRAPIFDLNEISTGEEDFQGSVEANKFEDTRKSLVRGINEEQQNDLKLSICRNAGEGSSRAGKRKISWQDPVALRV
- the LOC130988077 gene encoding uncharacterized protein LOC130988077, whose product is MVSDYGGPYRLHSTHILHSARLSQPECFDGFIGQEVGRVQHEHLQRHQYGLIPHPYPQPQFCLHPHLQPLSSAQSYDEVIHREIEKEWIRREIIMSEILRRRALEAEVRRDMMRETEMTLKRGGIGFPFGPPSTIGLDLSMRLPLAETRAEERFFDKRSMSVTQRHVWNDTREGGRSEPLPFQRASIDVRTPRDSTTRDSEVKFVSGGSNEKKLIILQAKPVENITGVKRPSSGSGASETQPDGNLKKKKKKVKDEWSCALCQVIATSERDLNEHLKGKKHMMNSRIGSWTKKVDKHIQGSGTSSNPVTEVKLTSEPLPVGKWGDVSAATDGPRPLHGNPFPSSDNLKKDESVVTPQVQKKDEPKKEAHRFWCEICQVGVATQKVMNMHQRGKKHKRQLQNQAEKTVAEDAGGAVKKSEAKTVEEDSAAARKTVAENQLTMVDVTDEKQLLS